CTCCAACGTGCGTGGAGGGCGGTTGCATCGACCCTCCAGACGGCGTCGCCTGCAGGGCGCCGCCGTGTTCGTGTTGGGGTTGATCCTACTGGTGCTCGGCGTGGTTATTCCGGTCACGGCAGCCGGTATACCCATTGTGAGCGTGGTCGGCTTCCTCGTGATGTTCGGCGGAGCAGTGATCATTCTGTTCGCGATGCGCGGTAGTGCGGAGGACCCGGAGTCGCAGTCGGGTGACGGCGGTGGTGGTTCGTCCGGCGCGAAACGCAAGGCCGGGGAGCGGAACTCCCTGACGCAGCGCATGGAGGATCGCTTCCGGAAGCGCTTCGAAAGGTAGTATCCACGTGTGACTCGGGACGGCGCTCGCCGGCCCGAGGCGAGGGTGGTGCGCCCGGATCACCGCGTGATCCGGGCGTTTCCGTTTTCGGTAGGGGCGGTCCGCGACCGCGAGATCTCCGCTCCCGATGCGGATCACCGGCGCACCGGAGACCGCCGCGGTGTTCCCGACGCCCGGGTCGATCTCGGCAGCAGCCGTTCCCGGAAACCGAGTGGTCTGACAGCCCGCAGCCCGCTGACCGCCCTGTGCAGTGCTTCTCGC
The nucleotide sequence above comes from Actinopolyspora erythraea. Encoded proteins:
- a CDS encoding DUF3040 domain-containing protein, with protein sequence MPLSEHEQRMLDQIERALYAEDPKFASNVRGGRLHRPSRRRRLQGAAVFVLGLILLVLGVVIPVTAAGIPIVSVVGFLVMFGGAVIILFAMRGSAEDPESQSGDGGGGSSGAKRKAGERNSLTQRMEDRFRKRFER